Proteins encoded within one genomic window of Hermetia illucens chromosome 2, iHerIll2.2.curated.20191125, whole genome shotgun sequence:
- the LOC119648790 gene encoding 1-acyl-sn-glycerol-3-phosphate acyltransferase gamma-like has protein sequence MDILTLIKKSKIIVLCVAISYFTSGLIINFFQLLLHLFVKPWSKWLYRRLMYYLCYSFYCQLVFVTDWWSNSKLYVYADEDVMKKYAGHEHVLLLMNHTYEIDWLMGWVLCEKVGVLGNCKAYAKKVIQYFPAVGWAWKFAEFVFLERSYEKDKEIIARQLKEVFDYPDPVWILLNAEGTRFTPEKHEASVKFAKDRGMVPLKYHLIPRTKGFTTSMPTLKGRCDAAYDITLVFKKDDPVKPTVSNLLFGEPVTGYMLVRRTPIDSIPEEEEGAAEWLHNLFREKDKIVDSFHTHGNFFTGSGVKEVPCFLQKRRVYPLINTVAWMIITLTPILYYLSHLLFSGSIFYFSLGIGILAIFFLLLQKSIGMSKISKASSYGAKTTSK, from the exons ATGGATATTTTAACGCTTATTAAGAAATCGAAGATTATTGTCCTTTGTGTGGCGATTTCATACTTTACGTCTGGCCTTATCATCAATTTCTTTCAATTATTGCTGCATCTATTTGTGAAGCCATGGAGCAAATGGCTGTACCGGCGCCTTATGTACTATCTGTGTTATTCCTTCTATTGTC AGTTAGTATTCGTTACGGATTGGTGGTCAAACAGCAAACTCTACGTTTATGCAGATGAGGATGTTATGAAGAAGTATGCCGGTCATGAGCACGTCTTACTTCTCATGAACCACACGTATGAAATCGATTGGTTGATGGGTTGGGTACTGTGTGAGAAAGTTGGAGTACTTGGGAACTGTAAGGCCTACGCAAAGAAAGTGATACAGTATTTCCCGGCCGTTGGTTGGGCATGGAAGTTTGCAGAATTTGTGTTCTTAGAACGATCATATGAAAAGGACAAGGAAATCATTGCCAGACAATTGAAAGAAGTCTTCGATTATCCAGATCCAGTTTGG ATCCTCTTGAATGCTGAAGGCACTCGTTTCACCCCAGAAAAGCATGAAGCCTCAGTTAAATTCGCTAAAGATCGCGGCATGGTTCCATTGAAATATCATCTTATCCCGAGAACAAAAGGATTCACCACCAGCATGCCAACATTGAAAGGCAGATGCGATGCAGCTTATGATATTACGTTAGTTTTCAAGAAGGATGACCCA GTTAAGCCAACCGTTTCAAATCTGCTATTCGGCGAACCAGTGACGGGTTATATGCTTGTTCGACGAACGCCAATCGATTCAATTCCTGAGGAGGAAGAAGGAGCTGCCGAATGGCTTCACAATCTATTCCGAGAAAAAGACAAAATCGTAGATAGTTTCCATACGCACGGAAATTTCTTCACTGGATCCGGGGTGAAGGAGGTTCCATGCTTCCTACAGAAGCGTCGTGTCTATCCGCTTATTAACACTGTGGCTTGGATGATAATTACACTTACTCCGATATTATACTATTTATCACATTTACTGTTTAGCGGATCAATATTTTACTTTTCACTAGGAATTGGAATCTTAGCAATAT TTTTCTTGTTGCTACAAAAATCCATTGGTATGTCTAAAATCAGCAAGGCATCAAGCTATGGCGCAAAAACCACTTCCAAATGA